In the Magnolia sinica isolate HGM2019 chromosome 15, MsV1, whole genome shotgun sequence genome, one interval contains:
- the LOC131228164 gene encoding phosphoinositide phosphatase SAC3-like isoform X2: MRSLQKNLCDDETGQVLYETMFVWNEFLTRGIRNNLKNTLWTVALVYGFFKQAKLSLSGKDFNLTLIARRSRHYAGTRYLKRGVNEKGKVANDVETEQIVFEDVPEGCPTQISSIVQNRGSIPLYWSQETSRLNIKPDIILQKKDSNYNATRLHFENLVKRYGHPIIILNLIKTREKKPRESILRAEFANAIDCINKDLDEENRLKFLHWDLHRHSRSKAMNVLAFLGKVATYALKLTGFFYCQVVPTLRLEGALKWNISENGDAGNCSLQNSCSVNTEDVDFSDNRTSPQDNGVVNENDLVKPPMLQRGVLRTNCIDCLDRTNVAQYAYGLVALGNQLHALGFIDVPKIDLDAPLADALMGFYETMGDTLAHQYGGSAAHNKIFSERRGQWKAATQSQEFFRTLQRYYSNAYMDAEKQDAINVFLGYFQPQDGKPALWELDSGQHFNVGGRNFCDGNARSLFIRSLSDGNILCESKTPVSSTNVGQKKLSNSALSERTVQAATNKGLSDSTPEISTCESDVSYSRYTPSMTRRQLFADMQRDRCFESDHVYLMENGPGDSNFLDIDWLSSSGNSCEEETYDSSTLIISPIASRSSESIANGTSVEMTPPSSENGSSTKGTKPSSDGSHNSDLVGGFSESFVEWVTHGDTLWH; encoded by the exons GCCAAACTTTCACTATCAGGAAAGGATTTTAACTTGACACTCATCGCAAGGCGCTCACGTCACTATGCTGGCACCAG GTATCTGAAACGAGGTGTAAATGAGAAGGGTAAGGTAGCTAATGATGTTGAGACAGAACAGATCGTGTTTGAAGACGTTCCTGAAGGATGTCCAACCCAAATAAGTTCCATTGTGCAGAATAGGGGCTCAATACCCCTTTATTGGTCCCAGGAAACTTCACGCCTGAATATTAAGCCTGATATCATAT TGCAGAAGAAGGACTCAAATTACAACGCTACCCGCCttcattttgaaaatcttgtcaAGAGATATGGGCATCCAATAATCATTCTAAATTTGATAAAG ACACGTGAGAAGAAGCCTCGAGAATCCATACTCCGTGCAGAGTTTGCTAATGCAATTGACTGCATTAATAAAGATCTAGATGAGGAGAACCGACTAAAATTCCTTCATTGGGATCTACACAGACACTCTAGAAG CAAAGCTATGAATGTGTTGGCATTTTTAGGAAAAGTAGCCACGTATGCACTGAAATTAACGGGCTTCTTTTATTGTCAAGTTGTGCCAACTTTAAGACTCGAGGGAGCTCTTAAATGGAATATCTCAGA GAACGGTGATGCTGGTAACTGTTCTCTTCAAAATAGTTGCAGCGTTAATACAGAGGATGTCGATTTCTCAGATAACAGAACCAGCCCGCAAGATAATGGTGTTGTTAATGAAAACGATTTGGTGAAGCCACCAATGCTTCAAAGAGGTGTCCTCAGAACTAATTGCATAGACTGCTTGGATCGAACGAATGTAGCACAATATGCCTATGGTTTGGTTGCTCTAGGAAATCAGCTGCATGCCTTGGGCTTCATAGATGTCCCGAAAATTGATCTAGATGCCCCTTTGGCTGATGCTTTGATGGGGTTTTATGAGACAATGGGTGACACGCTTGCACACCAATATGGTGGTTCTGCTGCCCACAACAAG ATATTCTCTGAAAGAAGGGGTCAATGGAAAGCTGCCACCCAGTCCCAGGAGTTCTTCAGAACACTTCAGCGGTACTACAGCAATGCCTACATGGATGCTGAAAAACAAGATGCAATAAATGT GTTTCTGGGGTATTTCCAACCTCAAGATGGTAAACCAGCACTTTGGGAGCTTGACTCGGGCCAGCACTTCAATGTTGGGGGGCGTAACTTTTGTGATGGAAATGCAAG GTCATTATTCATAAGATCCCTATCAGATGGCAACATTCTATGTGAAAGCAAGACGCCTGTATCTAGCACAAATGTTGGACAGAAGAAACTCTCTAACTCGGCATTATCTGAAAGAACAGTTCAAGCAGCAACTAACAAGGGTCTTTCCGATTCCACTCCAGAAATCTCAACTTGTGAAAGTGATGTTTCATATTCGAG GTACACCCCCTCGATGACTCGCCGGCAGCTTTTTGCAGATATGCAAAGAGATCGATGCTTTGAAAGTGATCATGTCTATTTAATGGAAAACGGGCCTGGAGATTCGAATTTCCTTGACATAGATTGGCTTTCTTCCTCTGGGAACTCATGTGAGGAAGAGACATACGACAG CTCCACACTCATCATTTCCCCTATTGCCAGCCGATCATCAGAAAGTATTGCTAATGGCACGAGTGTAGAAATGACCCCACCCTCGAGTGAAAATGGATCCAGCACGAAG GGTACAAAACCATCGTCGGATGGATCCCATAATTCAGACCTTGTCGGTGGATTTTCCGAGAGTTTTGTGGAATGGGTTACCCATGGCGATACCCTATGGCATTGA